A genomic region of Zea mays cultivar B73 chromosome 6, Zm-B73-REFERENCE-NAM-5.0, whole genome shotgun sequence contains the following coding sequences:
- the LOC732757 gene encoding guanylyl cyclase-like protein (The RefSeq protein has 2 substitutions compared to this genomic sequence), with the protein MWPLCVISEKLFRMAGDDGAQGAAGSPYPDGRISLARRSYYVDVPHVQQAFTWDCGLACVLMVLRTLGIDCCDGIADLERLCRTTSIWTVDLAYLLNKFSVSFSFCTVTLGANPQYSAESFYREQLQEDIDRVDELFGKALDAGISIQCRSITAYDIAFLLLSGHCIAIALVDKSKLNLPCMSDHGVQQHNDEPDYMGHYVVICGYDADDCEFEIRDPASSRKRERVTMKSLDEARKSFGTDEDILLVSLTGKSGMKLSRKLLACSM; encoded by the exons ATGTGGCCCCTGTGCGTCATCTCCGAGAAGCTCTTCAGGATGGCGGGCGACGAcggcgcgcagggggcggcggGCTCGCCGTACCCCGACGGGCGGATTTCACTAGCACGCCGATCGTACTACATCGAT GTTCCGCATGTGCAGCAGGCCTTCACCTGGGACTGCGGCCTCGCTTGCGTGCTCATGGTGCTCAGGACGCTAGGGATTGATTGCTGCGACGGCATTGCCGATCTAGAGAGGCTCTGCCGCACCACAAG CATTTGGACGGTTGACTTAGCATATCTGTTAAACAAGTTTTCAGTCAGCTTTTCTTTCTGTACCGTGACCCTTGGAGCAAATCCACAATATTCTGCTGAATCCTTTTATAGG gagcaattgcaagaagACATCGATCGAGTGGATGAGCTATTTGGGAAGGCGCTCGATGCTGGAATTAGCATTCAA TGCAGGTCCATCACCGCATACGACATTGCTTTTCTACTGTTATCTGGGCACTGCATTGCTATTGCTTTAGTGGACAAATCGAAGCTAAA TTTGCCCTGCATGAGTGATCATGATGTACAACAGCACAACGATGAGCCTGACTACATGG GACACTATGTCGTAATATGTGGGTATGATGCTGATGATTGTGAATTTGAGATAAGAGATCCTGCCAGTTCCAG GAAACGCGAACGGGTGACAATGAAGAGCTTGGACGAGGCCCGGAAATCCTTTGGGACAGACGAGGACATTCTCTTG GTCTCTTTAACAGGAAAGAGTGGGATGAAGCTGTCGCGTAAGCTACTTGCCTGCTCCATGTAG